The proteins below come from a single Zonotrichia leucophrys gambelii isolate GWCS_2022_RI chromosome 3, RI_Zleu_2.0, whole genome shotgun sequence genomic window:
- the SYTL3 gene encoding synaptotagmin-like protein 3 isoform X2, protein MACEFNLNFLKELEREAVLEVLYRDQMVRKTEEERIRKMKQQLQQLRWKGARSTRHEFQERCCARCQKSLGLLVNRGAVCNGCSHRVCAECRVCLSPCLWKCTVCYAHGDVKVKAGEWFFEERAKKYPGEGRHETVGAKLLESYQNLSKISVVPPTPPPFAESPAGTSVMGNELGESKKFNKSVENLFLSLTTHIKKISKSQNDMADRCVLTTDYGKNVERRKQRRSQSDTAINVTSRMKSTPSLQQLITGAQNDSETQSKSSCKEEDITTSPTSDAVFCDGKKHGSLYSLSSTCTESGNFGKANITGEIEFALKYDFKACILEICIKGCKNLAYGEEKRKKCNPYVKVYLLPDKSPWSKRKTAVKKSTVDPQFDETLKYKIEHSQLRSRQLQISVWHAGALKYRVFLGEVVIPLAAWNFEEGSMQFDWYPLKPKLEKPEDLVQYSAELLVSARLSVPAQYQNLQSEGNKDQGVLNCQLQVMIFGAKNLPVLRSAGMLSSFVKGCLILPDQAEVKQKSPVLKKEACPQWKHLFVFDGVTPAQLQQSCLHLTVWHKSIFSSSDQFLGGAKLGASCTLQKVLPV, encoded by the exons ATGGCCTGTGAATTTAATCTGAACTTCCTTAAGGAATTAGAACGAGAGGCTGTTCTGGAAGTCCTGTACCGTGACCAGATGGTGAGGAaaacagaggaggaaagaaTAAG GAAGatgaaacagcagctgcagcagcttcgGTGGAAGGGGGCAAGGAGCACAAGGCATGAGTTCCAGGAGAGGTGCTGTGCTCGCTGCCAGAagtccctggggctgctggtgaaCAGAGGCGCCGTGTGCAATGGCTGCAGCCACCGCGTGTGCGCCGAGTGCCGCGTCTGCCTGAGCCCCTGCCTCTGGAAATGCACCGTTTGCTATGCTCACGG AGATGTGAAAGTGAAGGCTGGTGAATGGTTCTTTGAGGAACGAGCAAAGAAATATCCAGGTGAAG GCAGACATGAAACAGTTGGTGCAAAGCTCTTGGAATCTTACCAGAATCTGAG TAAAATTTCTGTTGTACCTCCAACTCCACCTCCTTTTGCAGAATCACCAGCAGGAACCAGTGTGATGGGTAAT GAACTTGGAGAGTctaaaaagtttaataaatcTGTGGAAAACTTGTTTTTGTCTCTCACAACACATATAAAAA AAATATCAAAGTCCCAGAATGATATGGCTGACAGATGTGTCCTAACCACAGATTATGGGAAGAATgtggaaagaagaaagcaaagaaggAGCCAGTCTGACACTGCAATCAACGTTACAAGCAGG ATGAAAAGTACACCCAGTCTGCAACAGCTCATCACTGGGGCCCAAAATGACAGTGAAACTCAGAGCAAAAGTAGTTGCAAGGAAGAAGACATAACAACCAGTCCCACGAGTGATGCAGTTTTCTGTGATGGCAAAAAACAT GGGAGCTTGTATAGCCTTAGCAGCACTTGCACTGAGTCTGGCAATTTTGGCAAGGCTAACATCACAGGAGAAATAGAGTTTGCCTTAAAATACGACTTCAAAGCTTGCATCTTGGAAATCTGCATCAAGGGATGCAAGAACCTGGCTTatggagaggagaagaggaaaaagtgtAACCC GTATGTGAAGGTTTATTTACTTCCTGATAAATCTCCTTGGAGTAAGAGGAAGACAGCTGTCAAAAAGAGCACAGTGGATCCACAGTTTGATGAGACTTTGAAG TACAAGATTGAGCACTCCCAGCTGAGAAGTCGGCAGCTTCAGATCTCTGTGTGGCATGCAGGAGCTCTCAAATacagggtgtttttgggggaaGTGGTGATTCCTCTGGCAGCATGGAATTTTGAGGAGGGCTCGATGCAGTTTGACTGGTACCCACTCAAACCCAAG CTTGAGAAGCCTGAAGATCTTGTCCAGTACAGCGCTGAACTCCTCGTGTCTGCAAGGCTGTCGGTACCAGCCCAGTATCAGAACCTCCAGTCTGAAG GAAACAAAGACCAAGGAGTTCTCAACTGCCAGCTTCAGGTTATGATATTTGGGGCCAAGAACTTGCCCGTGCTGAGATCTGCTGGAATGCTGAGCTCCTTTGTTAAAGG TTGTCTTATCCTTCCAGACCAAGCAGAGGTAAAGCAAAAGTCTCCTGTCCTGAAGAAAGAAGCCTGTCCACAGTGGAAACACTTGTTTGTCTTTGATGGTGTGACCCCAGCTCAGCTACAGCAATCATGTCTGCACCTGACTGTCTGGCACAAGTCAATTTTCAGCTCAAGTGATCAGTTCCTAGGAGGAGCCAAGCTTGGTGCAA gTTGCACTCTTCAGAAAGTGCTCCCAGTTTAA
- the SYTL3 gene encoding synaptotagmin-like protein 3 isoform X1 — protein MACEFNLNFLKELEREAVLEVLYRDQMVRKTEEERIRKMKQQLQQLRWKGARSTRHEFQERCCARCQKSLGLLVNRGAVCNGCSHRVCAECRVCLSPCLWKCTVCYAHGDVKVKAGEWFFEERAKKYPGEGRHETVGAKLLESYQNLSKISVVPPTPPPFAESPAGTSVMGNELGESKKFNKSVENLFLSLTTHIKKISKSQNDMADRCVLTTDYGKNVERRKQRRSQSDTAINVTSRMKSTPSLQQLITGAQNDSETQSKSSCKEEDITTSPTSDAVFCDGKKHGSLYSLSSTCTESGNFGKANITGEIEFALKYDFKACILEICIKGCKNLAYGEEKRKKCNPYVKVYLLPDKSPWSKRKTAVKKSTVDPQFDETLKYKIEHSQLRSRQLQISVWHAGALKYRVFLGEVVIPLAAWNFEEGSMQFDWYPLKPKLEKPEDLVQYSAELLVSARLSVPAQYQNLQSEGNKDQGVLNCQLQVMIFGAKNLPVLRSAGMLSSFVKGCLILPDQAEVKQKSPVLKKEACPQWKHLFVFDGVTPAQLQQSCLHLTVWHKSIFSSSDQFLGGAKLGAKEFFDSMDLASQGVLQWQEVLHNPNTWMDFTLVLHSNKENFKS, from the exons ATGGCCTGTGAATTTAATCTGAACTTCCTTAAGGAATTAGAACGAGAGGCTGTTCTGGAAGTCCTGTACCGTGACCAGATGGTGAGGAaaacagaggaggaaagaaTAAG GAAGatgaaacagcagctgcagcagcttcgGTGGAAGGGGGCAAGGAGCACAAGGCATGAGTTCCAGGAGAGGTGCTGTGCTCGCTGCCAGAagtccctggggctgctggtgaaCAGAGGCGCCGTGTGCAATGGCTGCAGCCACCGCGTGTGCGCCGAGTGCCGCGTCTGCCTGAGCCCCTGCCTCTGGAAATGCACCGTTTGCTATGCTCACGG AGATGTGAAAGTGAAGGCTGGTGAATGGTTCTTTGAGGAACGAGCAAAGAAATATCCAGGTGAAG GCAGACATGAAACAGTTGGTGCAAAGCTCTTGGAATCTTACCAGAATCTGAG TAAAATTTCTGTTGTACCTCCAACTCCACCTCCTTTTGCAGAATCACCAGCAGGAACCAGTGTGATGGGTAAT GAACTTGGAGAGTctaaaaagtttaataaatcTGTGGAAAACTTGTTTTTGTCTCTCACAACACATATAAAAA AAATATCAAAGTCCCAGAATGATATGGCTGACAGATGTGTCCTAACCACAGATTATGGGAAGAATgtggaaagaagaaagcaaagaaggAGCCAGTCTGACACTGCAATCAACGTTACAAGCAGG ATGAAAAGTACACCCAGTCTGCAACAGCTCATCACTGGGGCCCAAAATGACAGTGAAACTCAGAGCAAAAGTAGTTGCAAGGAAGAAGACATAACAACCAGTCCCACGAGTGATGCAGTTTTCTGTGATGGCAAAAAACAT GGGAGCTTGTATAGCCTTAGCAGCACTTGCACTGAGTCTGGCAATTTTGGCAAGGCTAACATCACAGGAGAAATAGAGTTTGCCTTAAAATACGACTTCAAAGCTTGCATCTTGGAAATCTGCATCAAGGGATGCAAGAACCTGGCTTatggagaggagaagaggaaaaagtgtAACCC GTATGTGAAGGTTTATTTACTTCCTGATAAATCTCCTTGGAGTAAGAGGAAGACAGCTGTCAAAAAGAGCACAGTGGATCCACAGTTTGATGAGACTTTGAAG TACAAGATTGAGCACTCCCAGCTGAGAAGTCGGCAGCTTCAGATCTCTGTGTGGCATGCAGGAGCTCTCAAATacagggtgtttttgggggaaGTGGTGATTCCTCTGGCAGCATGGAATTTTGAGGAGGGCTCGATGCAGTTTGACTGGTACCCACTCAAACCCAAG CTTGAGAAGCCTGAAGATCTTGTCCAGTACAGCGCTGAACTCCTCGTGTCTGCAAGGCTGTCGGTACCAGCCCAGTATCAGAACCTCCAGTCTGAAG GAAACAAAGACCAAGGAGTTCTCAACTGCCAGCTTCAGGTTATGATATTTGGGGCCAAGAACTTGCCCGTGCTGAGATCTGCTGGAATGCTGAGCTCCTTTGTTAAAGG TTGTCTTATCCTTCCAGACCAAGCAGAGGTAAAGCAAAAGTCTCCTGTCCTGAAGAAAGAAGCCTGTCCACAGTGGAAACACTTGTTTGTCTTTGATGGTGTGACCCCAGCTCAGCTACAGCAATCATGTCTGCACCTGACTGTCTGGCACAAGTCAATTTTCAGCTCAAGTGATCAGTTCCTAGGAGGAGCCAAGCTTGGTGCAA AGGAATTCTTTGACTCTATGGACCTTGCTTCTCAGGGAGTGCTCCAATGGCAGGAAGTGCTCCACAACCCAAACACATGGATGGACTTCACACTTGTACTGCATTCAAATAAGGAAAACTTTAAATCATGA
- the SYTL3 gene encoding synaptotagmin-like protein 3 isoform X3 — protein sequence MACEFNLNFLKELEREAVLEVLYRDQMVRKTEEERIRKMKQQLQQLRWKGARSTRHEFQERCCARCQKSLGLLVNRGAVCNGCSHRVCAECRVCLSPCLWKCTVCYAHGDVKVKAGEWFFEERAKKYPGEGRHETVGAKLLESYQNLSKISVVPPTPPPFAESPAGTSVMGNELGESKKFNKSVENLFLSLTTHIKKISKSQNDMADRCVLTTDYGKNVERRKQRRSQSDTAINVTSRMKSTPSLQQLITGAQNDSETQSKSSCKEEDITTSPTSDAVFCDGKKHGSLYSLSSTCTESGNFGKANITGEIEFALKYDFKACILEICIKGCKNLAYGEEKRKKCNPYVKVYLLPDKSPWSKRKTAVKKSTVDPQFDETLKYKIEHSQLRSRQLQISVWHAGALKYRVFLGEVVIPLAAWNFEEGSMQFDWYPLKPKLEKPEDLVQYSAELLVSARLSVPAQYQNLQSEGNKDQGVLNCQLQVMIFGAKNLPVLRSAGMLSSFVKGRRLAWESGIAHTLNWSSWKW from the exons ATGGCCTGTGAATTTAATCTGAACTTCCTTAAGGAATTAGAACGAGAGGCTGTTCTGGAAGTCCTGTACCGTGACCAGATGGTGAGGAaaacagaggaggaaagaaTAAG GAAGatgaaacagcagctgcagcagcttcgGTGGAAGGGGGCAAGGAGCACAAGGCATGAGTTCCAGGAGAGGTGCTGTGCTCGCTGCCAGAagtccctggggctgctggtgaaCAGAGGCGCCGTGTGCAATGGCTGCAGCCACCGCGTGTGCGCCGAGTGCCGCGTCTGCCTGAGCCCCTGCCTCTGGAAATGCACCGTTTGCTATGCTCACGG AGATGTGAAAGTGAAGGCTGGTGAATGGTTCTTTGAGGAACGAGCAAAGAAATATCCAGGTGAAG GCAGACATGAAACAGTTGGTGCAAAGCTCTTGGAATCTTACCAGAATCTGAG TAAAATTTCTGTTGTACCTCCAACTCCACCTCCTTTTGCAGAATCACCAGCAGGAACCAGTGTGATGGGTAAT GAACTTGGAGAGTctaaaaagtttaataaatcTGTGGAAAACTTGTTTTTGTCTCTCACAACACATATAAAAA AAATATCAAAGTCCCAGAATGATATGGCTGACAGATGTGTCCTAACCACAGATTATGGGAAGAATgtggaaagaagaaagcaaagaaggAGCCAGTCTGACACTGCAATCAACGTTACAAGCAGG ATGAAAAGTACACCCAGTCTGCAACAGCTCATCACTGGGGCCCAAAATGACAGTGAAACTCAGAGCAAAAGTAGTTGCAAGGAAGAAGACATAACAACCAGTCCCACGAGTGATGCAGTTTTCTGTGATGGCAAAAAACAT GGGAGCTTGTATAGCCTTAGCAGCACTTGCACTGAGTCTGGCAATTTTGGCAAGGCTAACATCACAGGAGAAATAGAGTTTGCCTTAAAATACGACTTCAAAGCTTGCATCTTGGAAATCTGCATCAAGGGATGCAAGAACCTGGCTTatggagaggagaagaggaaaaagtgtAACCC GTATGTGAAGGTTTATTTACTTCCTGATAAATCTCCTTGGAGTAAGAGGAAGACAGCTGTCAAAAAGAGCACAGTGGATCCACAGTTTGATGAGACTTTGAAG TACAAGATTGAGCACTCCCAGCTGAGAAGTCGGCAGCTTCAGATCTCTGTGTGGCATGCAGGAGCTCTCAAATacagggtgtttttgggggaaGTGGTGATTCCTCTGGCAGCATGGAATTTTGAGGAGGGCTCGATGCAGTTTGACTGGTACCCACTCAAACCCAAG CTTGAGAAGCCTGAAGATCTTGTCCAGTACAGCGCTGAACTCCTCGTGTCTGCAAGGCTGTCGGTACCAGCCCAGTATCAGAACCTCCAGTCTGAAG GAAACAAAGACCAAGGAGTTCTCAACTGCCAGCTTCAGGTTATGATATTTGGGGCCAAGAACTTGCCCGTGCTGAGATCTGCTGGAATGCTGAGCTCCTTTGTTAAAGG CAGGAGACTGGCATGGGAAAGTGGCATTGCCCACACTCTTAATTGGAGTTCCTGGAAATGGTGA
- the SYTL3 gene encoding synaptotagmin-like protein 3 isoform X4, translated as MACEFNLNFLKELEREAVLEVLYRDQMVRKTEEERIRKMKQQLQQLRWKGARSTRHEFQERCCARCQKSLGLLVNRGAVCNGCSHRVCAECRVCLSPCLWKCTVCYAHGDVKVKAGEWFFEERAKKYPGEGRHETVGAKLLESYQNLSKISVVPPTPPPFAESPAGTSVMGNELGESKKFNKSVENLFLSLTTHIKKISKSQNDMADRCVLTTDYGKNVERRKQRRSQSDTAINVTSRMKSTPSLQQLITGAQNDSETQSKSSCKEEDITTSPTSDAVFCDGKKHGSLYSLSSTCTESGNFGKANITGEIEFALKYDFKACILEICIKGCKNLAYGEEKRKKCNPYVKVYLLPDKSPWSKRKTAVKKSTVDPQFDETLKYKIEHSQLRSRQLQISVWHAGALKYRVFLGEVVIPLAAWNFEEGSMQFDWYPLKPKLEKPEDLVQYSAELLVSARLSVPAQYQNLQSEGNKDQGVLNCQLQVMIFGAKNLPVLRSAGMLSSFVKGRLAWESGIAHTLNWSSWKW; from the exons ATGGCCTGTGAATTTAATCTGAACTTCCTTAAGGAATTAGAACGAGAGGCTGTTCTGGAAGTCCTGTACCGTGACCAGATGGTGAGGAaaacagaggaggaaagaaTAAG GAAGatgaaacagcagctgcagcagcttcgGTGGAAGGGGGCAAGGAGCACAAGGCATGAGTTCCAGGAGAGGTGCTGTGCTCGCTGCCAGAagtccctggggctgctggtgaaCAGAGGCGCCGTGTGCAATGGCTGCAGCCACCGCGTGTGCGCCGAGTGCCGCGTCTGCCTGAGCCCCTGCCTCTGGAAATGCACCGTTTGCTATGCTCACGG AGATGTGAAAGTGAAGGCTGGTGAATGGTTCTTTGAGGAACGAGCAAAGAAATATCCAGGTGAAG GCAGACATGAAACAGTTGGTGCAAAGCTCTTGGAATCTTACCAGAATCTGAG TAAAATTTCTGTTGTACCTCCAACTCCACCTCCTTTTGCAGAATCACCAGCAGGAACCAGTGTGATGGGTAAT GAACTTGGAGAGTctaaaaagtttaataaatcTGTGGAAAACTTGTTTTTGTCTCTCACAACACATATAAAAA AAATATCAAAGTCCCAGAATGATATGGCTGACAGATGTGTCCTAACCACAGATTATGGGAAGAATgtggaaagaagaaagcaaagaaggAGCCAGTCTGACACTGCAATCAACGTTACAAGCAGG ATGAAAAGTACACCCAGTCTGCAACAGCTCATCACTGGGGCCCAAAATGACAGTGAAACTCAGAGCAAAAGTAGTTGCAAGGAAGAAGACATAACAACCAGTCCCACGAGTGATGCAGTTTTCTGTGATGGCAAAAAACAT GGGAGCTTGTATAGCCTTAGCAGCACTTGCACTGAGTCTGGCAATTTTGGCAAGGCTAACATCACAGGAGAAATAGAGTTTGCCTTAAAATACGACTTCAAAGCTTGCATCTTGGAAATCTGCATCAAGGGATGCAAGAACCTGGCTTatggagaggagaagaggaaaaagtgtAACCC GTATGTGAAGGTTTATTTACTTCCTGATAAATCTCCTTGGAGTAAGAGGAAGACAGCTGTCAAAAAGAGCACAGTGGATCCACAGTTTGATGAGACTTTGAAG TACAAGATTGAGCACTCCCAGCTGAGAAGTCGGCAGCTTCAGATCTCTGTGTGGCATGCAGGAGCTCTCAAATacagggtgtttttgggggaaGTGGTGATTCCTCTGGCAGCATGGAATTTTGAGGAGGGCTCGATGCAGTTTGACTGGTACCCACTCAAACCCAAG CTTGAGAAGCCTGAAGATCTTGTCCAGTACAGCGCTGAACTCCTCGTGTCTGCAAGGCTGTCGGTACCAGCCCAGTATCAGAACCTCCAGTCTGAAG GAAACAAAGACCAAGGAGTTCTCAACTGCCAGCTTCAGGTTATGATATTTGGGGCCAAGAACTTGCCCGTGCTGAGATCTGCTGGAATGCTGAGCTCCTTTGTTAAAGG GAGACTGGCATGGGAAAGTGGCATTGCCCACACTCTTAATTGGAGTTCCTGGAAATGGTGA